A DNA window from Mucilaginibacter xinganensis contains the following coding sequences:
- a CDS encoding sensor histidine kinase produces the protein MIRNQVELRKLHDEKQTDLLNAVFETQESERKRLAEDLHDSVGQVLSAIKLNLHRLDKSPIGQTKDPLLADTRKLTDECIQEIRNIIHNVLPPVLTDYGLKEALEGLCLKIEKGTNVQVEYKIQLDEVRLPPEIELAFYRIAQELFSNAIKHSDATIIHLTVSKDTEGLVMEFKDNGKGFNIKEVKHGFGLKNLESRVQLINGEINVYTKPRNGTITIIRVMG, from the coding sequence ATGATCAGGAACCAGGTGGAGTTGCGCAAGCTGCATGATGAAAAGCAAACTGATTTACTGAATGCTGTTTTTGAGACCCAGGAAAGCGAGCGAAAGCGGCTGGCCGAAGACCTGCATGACAGTGTTGGCCAGGTATTATCCGCTATAAAGCTTAACCTGCACCGGCTTGACAAAAGCCCAATTGGCCAAACCAAAGACCCTTTACTGGCTGATACCCGCAAGTTAACTGACGAATGTATCCAGGAAATCCGCAACATCATTCATAACGTGTTACCGCCCGTACTTACTGATTACGGATTAAAAGAAGCATTGGAAGGCCTTTGCTTAAAGATTGAGAAGGGTACCAATGTGCAGGTGGAATATAAGATCCAGCTTGACGAGGTACGGTTACCCCCCGAAATTGAGCTGGCCTTTTACCGGATAGCCCAGGAGCTGTTTAGCAATGCCATTAAACATTCAGATGCTACCATAATTCATTTAACCGTATCGAAAGACACTGAAGGCCTGGTGATGGAATTTAAGGACAATGGTAAGGGATTTAATATAAAAGAGGTTAAACACGGTTTCGGACTTAAAAACCTCGAAAGCCGCGTTCAGCTTATAAA